The nucleotide window AATAATCTCTGATTGGTGCGTCTGCACATAAATTGTTTTCATAGCAATAACCACTTCgtttttattatctttaaattatttttattctcatttctTTTCTACTTTCCACGAAAAACTGGAACTGCATAAGTCTCCAATTGATTTCTTGATGGCTTAATCTTTCTATCATTTCAGCAGCACTGAAGCAGTTTTATCTGTCTCCAATTCTCACTCTTTGCATTGTTTCAAATAATCCTTCTTGCTTTGCAGATTTTGTTTGCAGTGCCGTCTCAAGCATCTCTCACTCTAAACTTGTTCCTCTCATGCTTTCAGACGGACGTAACGATGTGGAAAAACAGTGCCCCTCTCCCGAGTTTACAGACTTTGGAGTCGGCCAACTAAGAGATGGGGAGGCGAGCGGCTGACCTGACAACTCCGGTTCCGGTGTTGGGCGTTCCCGCCTCGGTCGAGGTGCGGAGCTGGAAGACAACAGGAGGAGACAGAAGCGGAGGCGCTCTGCTGCAGACGTGGAGACAGTGCACCGTTGCCATTCAAACGTCCCCGGGGATTAGGAGACCACCCGTTCAGCTACATGATAGCCTCTCGAACAACGTTACTCAGACATCTAACAGCTGTATCACCAAGGAAACCGAAGCTATATCACACACAAGGAATGACAATGAGAAAAAGGCTATTTTAAGACAGAAAACTGAGGAAACCAAGATCAAAAAGGAAGTGACTTTCAAAGCACTTGGAGGCGTCCCCTCAAAGGATGTTGCTAGCTGTCAGAAGAGAAGTGGTGGTACGTACTGCTTTGGCGGAGCAATTAAAACCAATCCCCTCATTGCAGGCACTGCCAGCAGCGCCGGGCCCAGACTCAAACCTTCCACTCGTTACATCAACGGGAGCGTTGTTGATTCTGAGGCAATTGGTGGCATTAGCGAAGTTAATGACGATGCCGAGCCCGCGAAGGCCGCGACCTCTCACGGAGGAGTCCCACACCACCCTTGTgcagatcagtctggaaagACGCAGTTATTATCGTTGGCTTCGGTGCGAAAGATATGCGACCACTGTGGTGGAAAGCAGTCCGCAACCTCCAGAGGCGTCATGCCGGAAGAGAAGAGCCCCATTTCCGATCCAGTCTTTGGAGAGAAACCATCAAAGCCAGGCCTAACATCTCTGTTTACAGCCACACATTTACAGCTCCCTCATAtatcaaaacaaaaccaactAAACTCTCAGAGCAGCAGAGTTAAAAAGACACAGAGTGCAGGTAATCCACAATTGTTATATCTTAACGGAGAGATCAGTCATAGACAAACACCCCACCCTGCATGTCCAGTACACTCACGAGGTAGTCTGGCAACTCTGTTTCACACACATGCTTCGAGTGAGGTGACATCCATCAAACCTGAAACCATCCTACACACTAAAACTGTCACAGTTACTCAAGCCACGATTGAAAGCAGGCAGGAGAATTCCAAAATAAGCTGCATCACAAAATCCATGCAGGAGCGTAAAACCCCCTTCCTCGCAAGTCTTAAACTGACACCTCAAATGGCCACAGCAATCAAAACTTTTCAAGCCTCCCCCAGACGCCTCAACACATCACCCCACCACTCTTTTCAAGATGACAATCCTGTAAATATATGTGTCTCTGTGCATGCTGCATCCGAAAGTCCACCATCGTCTTTGTACACCATGGGGACTGAAAGAACACCCGGTACAGTTATGAAGAAAACTTTTAATTTGGAGGAGAGGTCCACACATAGTAATGTCAGTGCACGGCGAGAAACCTCCACACACAAAGCACAAATTCTTAAATCAGAACCTTGTTCGAAACTAACACTGCTAAGCTTCCCACCTGATTTATATAAATGCCAGGAAAAGCCCCTGTCAAGCGATGCCAACGTATCACCAGTTAAGATATCTTTTATCGACAATGCAGCTCAATTCCCTGCTTCTGCTAATCCGCCTCAGAAACCTGCAGCACATTCAGTCCTGAGCTCCGCTGTCCCAAAAATCACTTTGAATTCTAAAGGTAATCCAGCTCAAATTACATGTAGAAACAGCACAGATAAGGCTGTGGCTCCAGAAATCCTCTCAGCTCAGCCTTGCTCCTTAAACCCTGAACCTGCGCTGCATATCTCTGCATCCTCTACGCACACAGTATCTGATGCATCCAAATCTCCAGATTCCCGAGGTGGATCACCTGCAGCTCTCTGCTCTAACATTGCAAGACATTTCACAGTATATAAAAATACGAGATGCAGGTCCATCAAAACATACCTGGCAGGCTCTCGTCCTTCTCCGTCAAGAGAAAGACGAGATAATGTCGCTGCATCCAGTACGTGTTTGCTTAAGTTAACAGAGACGACTGAAGTGCTAAGGAGCAATGAGGATGAAAACAAAGCTCATCACATGCAAACATCAGACATCAGAGGTCAAGACAGTGATAAACCTTGTTTTCAGTGTTTCAATCCCAGTCAGCAGAGCAACTCCATAACAACTCCACTCACAGAAACCGCCGATAGTGCTGCTGAGGCTGAAAGCCAACACTCTAATCCAGCCATCAGCCCCACTGTAAAATTGCAAtgtgataaaaacaaatttagagATAATTCCACCCATGAATTAGAGATACATGAGTCCAAACAGCATGCAAATTCAAAGTGTTCCAAGGTCACTAACCCTCGGAATTGCTTTTCCCCAATTAAGTCAAGCGCCTTTCATCTGCAGGGTCATCTGAGCAAAGAACAACAAAGCTTTAAACATCCACAAGGATGCATACACACAGACCCCAAGGGACACAATGCAACAAGCCCACCAGGACAACCCGCCAGCCACTCAGATTCAAACGCACAACAGTTTGCATTGGGTACAGCGGCCAGCCATGCTAATAGTAAGTGTGAATACAATGCAGATGGGCAGAAGCATCCCGGTTATTCATTGCCCCCAGTCACAACACAAACTAACTGTGAACCCATTTTCTCACAAGCAAACACGCAGGTAAAATCCATCACCCCGTCTACAG belongs to Fundulus heteroclitus isolate FHET01 chromosome 11, MU-UCD_Fhet_4.1, whole genome shotgun sequence and includes:
- the LOC105927755 gene encoding uncharacterized protein LOC105927755 isoform X1, producing the protein MGRRAADLTTPVPVLGVPASVEVRSWKTTGGDRSGGALLQTWRQCTVAIQTSPGIRRPPVQLHDSLSNNVTQTSNSCITKETEAISHTRNDNEKKAILRQKTEETKIKKEVTFKALGGVPSKDVASCQKRSGGTYCFGGAIKTNPLIAGTASSAGPRLKPSTRYINGSVVDSEAIGGISEVNDDAEPAKAATSHGGVPHHPCADQSGKTQLLSLASVRKICDHCGGKQSATSRGVMPEEKSPISDPVFGEKPSKPGLTSLFTATHLQLPHISKQNQLNSQSSRVKKTQSAGNPQLLYLNGEISHRQTPHPACPVHSRGSLATLFHTHASSEVTSIKPETILHTKTVTVTQATIESRQENSKISCITKSMQERKTPFLASLKLTPQMATAIKTFQASPRRLNTSPHHSFQDDNPVNICVSVHAASESPPSSLYTMGTERTPGTVMKKTFNLEERSTHSNVSARRETSTHKAQILKSEPCSKLTLLSFPPDLYKCQEKPLSSDANVSPVKISFIDNAAQFPASANPPQKPAAHSVLSSAVPKITLNSKGNPAQITCRNSTDKAVAPEILSAQPCSLNPEPALHISASSTHTVSDASKSPDSRGGSPAALCSNIARHFTVYKNTRCRSIKTYLAGSRPSPSRERRDNVAASSTCLLKLTETTEVLRSNEDENKAHHMQTSDIRGQDSDKPCFQCFNPSQQSNSITTPLTETADSAAEAESQHSNPAISPTVKLQCDKNKFRDNSTHELEIHESKQHANSKCSKVTNPRNCFSPIKSSAFHLQGHLSKEQQSFKHPQGCIHTDPKGHNATSPPGQPASHSDSNAQQFALGTAASHANSKCEYNADGQKHPGYSLPPVTTQTNCEPIFSQANTQVKSITPSTGCQNCNSDITLRRQTHTSPGGSVSVPASFTGEGGLPAHTGPEWEFVLPPSALLPKSSPPLRSGEVEAISRPDLKFSPSAPQSGQGGPRLSHSHPSGAALLLPPSPQCCTSAGLEQRLKTVEASLAANKDRITTLLNIIQDLETCNAPNSLRRGGRSGLDLKSCSTCQKTACIVYSVEYDFRQQERHFLEVLNRSPDDSNSFPAHLVEPLNFGPLRNVICKKFTKTKLKSKQLCKTLLKWIPRKIHQL
- the LOC105927755 gene encoding uncharacterized protein LOC105927755 isoform X2, whose translation is MGRRAADLTTPVPVLGVPASVEVRSWKTTGGDRSGGALLQTWRQCTVAIQTSPGIRRPPVQLHDSLSNNVTQTSNSCITKETEAISHTRNDNEKKAILRQKTEETKIKKEVTFKALGGVPSKDVASCQKRSGGTYCFGGAIKTNPLIAGTASSAGPRLKPSTRYINGSVVDSEAIGGISEVNDDAEPAKAATSHGGVPHHPCADQSGKTQLLSLASVRKICDHCGGKQSATSRGVMPEEKSPISDPVFGEKPSKPGLTSLFTATHLQLPHISKQNQLNSQSSRVKKTQSAGNPQLLYLNGEISHRQTPHPACPVHSRGSLATLFHTHASSEVTSIKPETILHTKTVTVTQATIESRQENSKISCITKSMQERKTPFLASLKLTPQMATAIKTFQASPRRLNTSPHHSFQDDNPVNICVSVHAASESPPSSLYTMGTERTPGTVMKKTFNLEERSTHSNVSARRETSTHKAQILKSEPCSKLTLLSFPPDLYKCQEKPLSSDANVSPVKISFIDNAAQFPASANPPQKPAAHSVLSSAVPKITLNSKGNPAQITCRNSTDKAVAPEILSAQPCSLNPEPALHISASSTHTVSDASKSPDSRGGSPAALCSNIARHFTVYKNTRCRSIKTYLAGSRPSPSRERRDNVAASSTCLLKLTETTEVLRSNEDENKAHHMQTSDIRGQDSDKPCFQCFNPSQQSNSITTPLTETADSAAEAESQHSNPAISPTVKLQCDKNKFRDNSTHELEIHESKQHANSKCSKVTNPRNCFSPIKSSAFHLQGHLSKEQQSFKHPQGCIHTDPKGHNATSPPGQPASHSDSNAQQFALGTAASHANTNTQVKSITPSTGCQNCNSDITLRRQTHTSPGGSVSVPASFTGEGGLPAHTGPEWEFVLPPSALLPKSSPPLRSGEVEAISRPDLKFSPSAPQSGQGGPRLSHSHPSGAALLLPPSPQCCTSAGLEQRLKTVEASLAANKDRITTLLNIIQDLETCNAPNSLRRGGRSGLDLKSCSTCQKTACIVYSVEYDFRQQERHFLEVLNRSPDDSNSFPAHLVEPLNFGPLRNVICKKFTKTKLKSKQLCKTLLKWIPRKIHQL
- the LOC105927755 gene encoding uncharacterized protein LOC105927755 isoform X3; translated protein: MGRRAADLTTPVPVLGVPASVEVRSWKTTGGDRSGGALLQTWRQCTVAIQTSPGIRRPPVQLHDSLSNNVTQTSNSCITKETEAISHTRNDNEKKAILRQKTEETKIKKEVTFKALGGVPSKDVASCQKRSGGTYCFGGAIKTNPLIAGTASSAGPRLKPSTRYINGSVVDSEAIGGISEVNDDAEPAKAATSHGGVPHHPCADQSGKTQLLSLASVRKICDHCGGKQSATSRGVMPEEKSPISDPVFGEKPSKPGLTSLFTATHLQLPHISKQNQLNSQSSRVKKTQSAGSSEQRTTKL